A part of Sulfurimonas sp. HSL-1716 genomic DNA contains:
- a CDS encoding GGDEF domain-containing protein codes for MKNKKELTEITNEVKYQLTDIDIAPPLLYKALFTNLLLKHDIKLDDEEQLINKILDERVSMINSIQENTSSNIAKLDNSTKEAISAIQNKDENRLEEVVKEMTSLRKEVEKLKKSVFTDTLTKANNRQWLYTKYINGSEHFNYGGIIVLIDMNYFKDINDNYGHIAGDKVLEFAAMHLKKTKGDLIRYGGDEFLLIFDDTLSLKNVEDIMHKNRELIMKKELKFKENSFRTSYSYGITPFKKNDNFQDILTVIDSLMYEDKEKLRHRSVLSK; via the coding sequence ATGAAAAACAAAAAAGAGCTGACGGAAATTACAAATGAAGTAAAATACCAGTTGACGGATATCGACATCGCTCCGCCTCTTTTATACAAAGCCCTTTTTACGAATCTGCTGCTAAAACATGATATAAAACTTGATGATGAAGAGCAGCTGATAAACAAGATACTCGATGAAAGAGTTTCTATGATAAACAGCATTCAGGAAAACACCTCGTCAAACATAGCAAAACTCGACAACAGCACGAAAGAAGCTATTTCCGCTATCCAAAATAAAGATGAAAACAGACTTGAAGAGGTGGTAAAAGAGATGACCTCTCTTCGCAAAGAGGTCGAAAAACTTAAAAAATCCGTTTTTACGGATACTTTGACAAAAGCCAACAACAGACAATGGCTGTATACTAAATATATCAACGGCAGCGAACATTTCAATTACGGCGGGATCATTGTACTCATAGATATGAACTATTTTAAAGATATAAACGATAACTACGGACATATCGCAGGAGACAAGGTCCTTGAATTCGCGGCAATGCACCTCAAAAAGACAAAAGGGGATCTGATACGCTACGGCGGTGACGAGTTTTTGCTTATCTTTGACGATACGCTGTCGTTAAAAAATGTAGAAGACATCATGCATAAAAACAGAGAGCTTATCATGAAAAAAGAGCTGAAATTTAAAGAGAACAGTTTTCGTACCAGTTACTCTTACGGTATAACGCCGTTTAAAAAGAATGACAATTTTCAAGATATTTTAACCGTCATAGATTCTTTGATGTATGAGGACAAAGAGAAGCTCAGACACAGATCTGTTTTGTCCAAATGA
- a CDS encoding F0F1 ATP synthase subunit C, translating into MKKILFLMLALAGAAFAADGEVANQTLKAYSVVAAGVGLGLAALGGAIGMGHTAAATIAGTARNPGLGGKLMTTMFIALAMIEAQVIYTLVVALIALYANPFLG; encoded by the coding sequence ATGAAAAAGATTCTATTTTTAATGCTGGCTTTAGCCGGTGCTGCTTTCGCTGCTGACGGTGAAGTTGCAAACCAAACTTTAAAAGCGTACTCAGTAGTCGCTGCAGGTGTTGGTCTTGGTCTTGCTGCACTAGGTGGAGCTATCGGTATGGGTCATACTGCTGCTGCTACAATCGCTGGTACTGCACGTAACCCGGGTCTTGGCGGAAAGCTAATGACTACAATGTTCATCGCTCTAGCAATGATCGAAGCGCAAGTTATCTATACACTTGTCGTTGCTCTAATCGCATTATATGCAAACCCGTTTTTAGGTTAA
- a CDS encoding NUDIX hydrolase, with protein MSPTIKETARLKNPSFVKPLLIHYKQNGIHRTWEAVKSHDSVSILLYNTDLDTFVIVKQFRPPVLLSNETDGMMYELCAGIVDKELSLKEIAKEEILEECGYDVPLEKIEEITSFYTSVGISGAKQTLFYAIIDEKMKQNEGGGLEEESIEVVHIKKDEAKRFVLEKKYQKTPGLMVAFYWFFDQNN; from the coding sequence ATGAGTCCGACTATAAAAGAGACCGCACGACTAAAAAACCCCTCTTTTGTCAAACCTCTTTTGATCCACTACAAACAAAACGGCATCCATAGAACATGGGAAGCGGTAAAAAGCCATGACAGTGTCTCTATACTGCTTTATAACACGGATCTGGATACCTTTGTGATTGTCAAACAGTTCCGCCCTCCTGTTCTTCTGAGTAACGAGACAGACGGCATGATGTACGAACTTTGCGCAGGTATCGTAGACAAAGAGCTTTCCCTTAAAGAGATCGCAAAAGAGGAGATCCTCGAAGAGTGCGGTTATGACGTACCCTTGGAAAAAATAGAAGAGATAACCTCGTTTTACACTAGCGTAGGCATCTCAGGAGCGAAACAGACGCTTTTTTACGCAATTATCGATGAAAAGATGAAGCAAAACGAAGGCGGCGGGCTTGAAGAGGAAAGCATTGAGGTCGTACATATAAAAAAAGATGAAGCAAAACGGTTCGTTTTGGAGAAAAAATACCAAAAAACACCCGGATTAATGGTAGCTTTTTATTGGTTTTTTGACCAAAACAACTAA
- a CDS encoding FAD-linked oxidase C-terminal domain-containing protein: MIDQKHLENFANIVGKENIYSDKAHLLAYSYDATRERFEPDAVIFPRHEQDVSDILKYCNEHKIIIVPRGAGSGFTGGALPSSGGIVLAMEKHMNKILEIDMQNMVAVVQPGVINMELQRAVEEVGLFYPPDPASQDYSTIGGNVSENAGGMRAAKYGITKDYVMAMRAVLANGDIIKAGKKTIKDVAGYNITGILIASEGTLAVTTEITLKLLSKPKLTKTAMGIFDSVHQAMEAVYKTMASGVTPVAMEFLDNLTIRAVEQTFQKGLPVDAGAILVTDVDANMEDDLDFQLAQIEKVFRENGCSEFKVAQTKAEAADLWFARRNASPSLSVYGSKKLNEDVTVPRSALPALLEKFYAIADKYNVKIPCFGHTGDGNVHTNVMVDGKDPEQVKIAYKAIEEVFQATIDLGGTLSGEHGIGLAKAPYMHMAFTDAEMNLFRSIKKAFDPNNILNPSKMGLD; the protein is encoded by the coding sequence GTGATAGATCAAAAACACTTAGAAAACTTTGCAAATATTGTAGGAAAAGAGAATATCTACAGCGACAAAGCACATCTTTTGGCGTATTCCTACGACGCGACCCGCGAGCGTTTCGAGCCTGATGCGGTCATCTTTCCCCGTCATGAACAAGATGTCAGCGATATTTTAAAATACTGCAACGAACACAAAATCATTATAGTTCCCCGCGGAGCCGGCAGCGGTTTTACTGGCGGGGCTCTTCCAAGCAGCGGAGGCATCGTGCTTGCTATGGAAAAACATATGAACAAGATCCTCGAGATCGATATGCAGAACATGGTCGCGGTGGTTCAGCCGGGCGTCATAAATATGGAGCTGCAGCGCGCGGTCGAAGAGGTGGGACTTTTTTATCCGCCCGATCCGGCAAGTCAGGATTATTCGACGATCGGCGGAAATGTGAGTGAAAACGCAGGAGGGATGCGTGCGGCGAAATACGGCATCACGAAAGATTACGTGATGGCGATGCGTGCCGTTTTGGCCAACGGCGATATCATAAAAGCAGGCAAAAAAACCATCAAGGACGTCGCAGGGTATAACATAACGGGAATTTTGATAGCTTCTGAGGGAACGCTGGCCGTTACTACGGAGATAACTTTGAAACTTCTTTCAAAGCCCAAGCTCACAAAGACTGCCATGGGGATATTTGACAGCGTGCATCAGGCTATGGAAGCCGTCTATAAGACGATGGCAAGCGGTGTGACTCCCGTTGCGATGGAGTTTTTGGACAATCTTACCATCCGCGCGGTGGAGCAGACATTCCAAAAAGGACTTCCCGTTGATGCAGGAGCTATTTTGGTAACCGATGTCGACGCGAATATGGAAGACGATCTTGATTTTCAGCTTGCACAGATAGAAAAGGTCTTCCGTGAAAACGGATGCAGCGAGTTTAAAGTTGCTCAGACAAAAGCCGAAGCGGCGGATCTTTGGTTTGCCAGACGTAACGCATCGCCGTCACTCAGTGTTTACGGAAGCAAAAAACTAAACGAGGACGTAACGGTTCCCCGTTCGGCTCTTCCTGCACTGCTTGAGAAGTTTTATGCGATTGCCGATAAATATAACGTGAAGATTCCCTGCTTCGGACATACGGGAGACGGAAACGTGCATACAAACGTCATGGTCGACGGCAAAGACCCAGAGCAGGTAAAGATCGCTTATAAAGCTATTGAAGAGGTATTTCAGGCTACAATAGACTTAGGCGGAACACTGAGCGGCGAACATGGGATAGGTCTGGCAAAGGCACCGTATATGCATATGGCTTTTACCGATGCTGAGATGAACCTTTTTAGATCGATAAAAAAAGCGTTCGATCCAAATAATATACTCAACCCTTCGAAAATGGGGCTTGATTAA
- a CDS encoding CusA/CzcA family heavy metal efflux RND transporter, whose product MIEKLIGFSVKNRFLLLTFTLVLIGSSIWSMRNTSLDALPDISPPQVILQLKWAGQSPDIIDRQGTYPIITALLSTPGVKTVRGFSSYENALVYIIFKEGSDIYEARSRVLEQLSSIGSTLPKSLHVSLGPDASGVGWVYEYALSSKTKNLSELRTLQDYYYKNALLGVDGVSEVAAVGGFIPTYQVSINNDMLVRYNLGIQDVVKILKKNNDNTGGRIVVKNGYEWMVQAEGYVKDLNDIRNLVITEKNGTPLTLGDIARVEKVPASRRGIADLDGKGEVVGGIVIVRYGADVYKTIQNVKKRLSQLQVEGVKVTTVYDRSGLIDKAVDTLKHTLFEESLIVIVVIALFLMHLRSSLIVLIILPITIGMTFLLMKLFGIGSNIMSLGGIAIAIGAMVDASIIMIENAHQTLHKLQTTGEIGKQERIDAIIKSSQLVGRPIFFALILVVVSFLPIFSLTGQEGMLFTPLAFTKTFAMSAGAILSITLVPVLMIYFLGGKIPSEEKNILNKIFTYIYRPLLTYGLKFKYIVLVLLFASLAYMYPLFNSLKWEFMPTLNEETFMYMPVTPYGTSIDMSKELTQRTDKILKSFPEVNTVFGKGGRADTATDPAPLGMLETIITFKPQNEWPKGMTYKKLQDEMENALHVPGLVNSWTYPIKGRIDMLLSGIRTPIGIKLYGDDAKKLQLYAGEIEQKLKAQKMTMSVFADKTTAGYYLNIDINEEALKRYALTKEALLDYTSFAVGGAKISTMYKGLERYSITMRLEDNERDSLDSIKNIMIKTPLGFVPLSTFANISYKESPSIIKSEMAMPVTYIYITPKDGVSSSEYKKMAQKVLKNIKLPGGYYTEFAGESEYLESAMAKIIWIIPAVTLIVLLLIYFALKDIIASLIVFFTLPFALLGGLIYMDMLHFSMSIAVIVGFLALLGIASESAIVMIVYLQQSVKNSLQKNSEAFSAANLKDAIYDGALRRLRPKLMTVFAIIAGLLPIMYSQGVGSEIMQRIAAPMIGGIITSSVLSLVIIPILYEIYIKQRYLKR is encoded by the coding sequence ATGATCGAAAAACTGATAGGATTCAGCGTCAAAAACAGATTTTTACTTCTGACTTTTACACTTGTACTCATTGGAAGCTCGATCTGGTCGATGAGAAACACCTCTCTTGACGCACTTCCGGATATCTCTCCCCCACAAGTCATACTGCAGCTAAAATGGGCGGGACAATCACCCGACATCATAGACAGGCAGGGTACTTACCCGATCATCACCGCCCTTCTTTCCACACCGGGCGTAAAAACGGTCAGAGGATTTTCAAGCTATGAGAACGCCCTTGTCTATATCATCTTTAAAGAGGGCAGCGACATCTACGAAGCCAGAAGCAGAGTTCTCGAGCAGCTTTCATCCATAGGTTCCACTCTGCCAAAAAGTCTGCATGTTTCTCTTGGACCCGATGCAAGCGGCGTAGGCTGGGTATATGAATATGCTTTGTCCTCTAAAACCAAGAACCTCTCTGAACTGAGGACTCTGCAGGATTACTATTACAAAAATGCTCTTTTAGGCGTTGACGGAGTAAGCGAAGTAGCGGCCGTAGGCGGATTCATACCGACGTATCAAGTAAGCATAAACAACGACATGCTCGTGCGCTACAATCTAGGGATACAGGACGTTGTAAAAATACTCAAAAAAAATAACGATAACACGGGTGGACGCATAGTCGTAAAAAACGGTTATGAATGGATGGTACAGGCAGAAGGCTATGTAAAGGACCTAAATGATATAAGGAACCTCGTCATAACCGAAAAAAACGGCACGCCTCTTACCCTCGGAGACATAGCAAGAGTGGAAAAAGTTCCGGCAAGCAGACGCGGTATCGCCGATCTTGACGGCAAAGGAGAAGTCGTCGGCGGAATAGTCATAGTCAGATACGGCGCAGATGTCTACAAAACCATACAAAACGTAAAAAAAAGACTGAGCCAGCTTCAAGTCGAGGGGGTGAAGGTGACAACGGTCTATGATCGCTCCGGCTTGATAGATAAAGCGGTGGATACACTGAAACATACGCTTTTTGAAGAGTCTCTCATAGTTATTGTCGTCATCGCGCTGTTTTTGATGCATCTAAGAAGTTCGCTTATCGTACTTATCATCCTGCCCATCACGATCGGTATGACATTTTTGCTTATGAAGCTCTTTGGTATCGGTTCGAACATCATGAGTCTTGGAGGTATCGCGATCGCGATCGGTGCGATGGTCGATGCGTCCATCATCATGATAGAAAATGCGCATCAGACACTTCACAAACTGCAGACAACAGGCGAAATAGGTAAACAAGAGAGAATCGACGCCATCATAAAGTCCTCTCAGCTCGTCGGACGTCCCATCTTTTTTGCGCTTATCCTGGTCGTCGTCTCCTTTCTTCCCATCTTCTCTTTGACGGGACAGGAGGGGATGCTATTTACGCCTCTGGCATTTACCAAAACTTTTGCAATGAGTGCGGGAGCGATACTCTCCATCACTCTTGTACCCGTACTGATGATCTACTTTTTGGGAGGGAAAATACCTTCGGAAGAAAAAAACATCTTAAACAAAATTTTTACCTATATCTATCGTCCTCTGCTTACTTACGGATTAAAATTCAAATATATCGTTTTAGTCCTGCTTTTTGCCTCGCTGGCTTACATGTACCCTCTTTTTAATTCTTTAAAATGGGAGTTTATGCCGACTCTCAACGAAGAGACGTTCATGTATATGCCCGTGACCCCGTATGGAACCAGCATCGATATGAGCAAAGAACTCACACAAAGAACCGACAAGATACTTAAAAGTTTCCCCGAAGTAAACACCGTCTTTGGAAAAGGGGGACGAGCAGATACGGCAACGGATCCCGCTCCTCTTGGAATGCTTGAAACCATCATCACTTTTAAACCGCAAAACGAATGGCCAAAAGGAATGACATACAAAAAACTTCAAGACGAGATGGAAAACGCCTTGCATGTACCGGGGCTTGTCAACTCCTGGACATATCCCATCAAAGGGCGTATAGATATGCTTTTAAGCGGTATCCGCACACCCATAGGAATAAAACTCTACGGCGACGATGCAAAAAAACTGCAGCTCTATGCGGGAGAGATAGAACAAAAGCTCAAAGCACAGAAGATGACGATGTCCGTTTTTGCAGACAAGACCACTGCCGGATACTATTTAAATATAGACATAAACGAAGAGGCACTCAAAAGATATGCTCTCACCAAAGAGGCTCTGCTTGATTACACATCTTTTGCCGTAGGCGGTGCAAAAATATCGACGATGTACAAAGGTCTTGAACGCTATTCGATAACAATGAGACTTGAGGATAACGAAAGAGATTCCCTTGATTCCATCAAAAATATCATGATAAAGACGCCTCTTGGTTTCGTACCTTTGTCGACCTTTGCGAATATCTCCTACAAAGAGAGCCCCTCCATCATAAAAAGCGAGATGGCGATGCCCGTCACCTATATTTATATCACGCCCAAAGACGGAGTGAGTTCTTCTGAATATAAAAAGATGGCACAAAAGGTTTTAAAAAACATCAAACTTCCAGGCGGCTATTATACGGAATTTGCCGGAGAAAGCGAGTATCTAGAATCTGCGATGGCAAAGATAATCTGGATAATCCCGGCAGTCACCCTTATCGTACTGCTTCTGATCTACTTTGCACTAAAAGATATCATAGCATCGCTTATCGTATTTTTCACTCTTCCTTTTGCGCTTCTTGGCGGACTTATATATATGGATATGCTGCATTTTAGCATGAGCATAGCCGTGATCGTAGGGTTTCTCGCACTTCTTGGTATCGCATCGGAATCTGCTATAGTGATGATCGTCTATCTGCAGCAAAGCGTCAAAAATTCTCTGCAAAAAAACTCCGAAGCTTTCAGCGCAGCCAATCTGAAAGACGCCATATATGACGGCGCGCTAAGAAGACTCCGTCCTAAGCTTATGACGGTTTTTGCCATCATTGCCGGTCTTTTGCCCATTATGTACTCTCAAGGCGTGGGCAGCGAGATCATGCAGCGCATTGCAGCACCTATGATCGGAGGGATTATCACCTCTTCGGTACTGAGTCTGGTCATCATTCCGATACTATATGAAATTTACATAAAACAAAGATATCTTAAAAGATAA
- a CDS encoding plasminogen-binding N-terminal domain-containing protein, which yields MGRYLILFLSLFFVGFANSMSQPIISVDGDKATIKIDNIDVGMSGFVVKHLNKEHSIILKNAVVSGFDKKTKIATLKLSDYDALKQNSLPSGKWKVSVGDEVVLAFGYSRALLIAPNEEIYHRITKALPTLEWVHPDLFATVLSFNGHPTPLKEDFNNMCSISSAGLLYFYIHENLFTLDCKSMTILQITKAPLKQESLQLPFYSRVEQINANWFGSGSSKLKAYDPYYYELLVKNNPKNKELYDLIKNKEQKLSSLLDDFDMKDEK from the coding sequence ATGGGTAGATATCTGATATTGTTTTTGTCACTGTTTTTCGTCGGTTTTGCCAATTCCATGTCGCAGCCGATCATAAGTGTAGATGGCGATAAAGCCACCATAAAGATAGATAATATCGATGTAGGCATGAGCGGTTTTGTCGTAAAACATCTAAATAAAGAGCATAGTATAATACTGAAAAACGCCGTTGTAAGCGGGTTTGATAAAAAAACAAAGATAGCTACTCTGAAACTAAGCGATTACGATGCATTGAAACAAAACTCTCTGCCCAGCGGAAAATGGAAGGTCTCTGTCGGCGATGAGGTCGTGCTGGCTTTCGGTTATTCGCGTGCACTTTTGATCGCGCCCAATGAAGAGATATACCACCGCATTACAAAAGCGCTGCCTACACTTGAATGGGTGCATCCGGATCTTTTTGCGACGGTATTATCTTTTAACGGGCATCCTACGCCTTTAAAAGAGGATTTTAACAATATGTGCAGTATCTCATCGGCAGGGCTTCTCTATTTTTATATCCATGAAAATCTTTTTACCCTTGACTGCAAAAGTATGACGATACTGCAGATCACAAAGGCTCCTTTGAAACAAGAATCGCTGCAGTTACCGTTTTACTCACGAGTCGAGCAGATCAATGCGAACTGGTTTGGATCGGGGAGCAGTAAACTAAAAGCATATGATCCTTATTATTATGAGCTTTTGGTGAAGAACAATCCGAAAAACAAAGAGCTGTATGATCTGATAAAAAACAAAGAGCAGAAGTTGAGTTCTCTTTTGGATGATTTTGATATGAAGGATGAAAAGTGA
- a CDS encoding CheR family methyltransferase encodes MLSRFFKKKQDTVTEEKTTVLETEDYTDVSPIARYIKEQTGINFDRQLGILRSKMTSFCKIRYIRSFQTCLTKVHEDSSFKQELINYLTTNETYFYREVSQIEDFVKCIKSENKKVSVLCAPCSSGEEPYSLVIALLEAGISAEKFNITAIDISTDALEMAKKALYKERNVKNIDNNIRSKYFDFKENTYALKDFVKGQVMFKQVNIFDKEFLELGRFDYIFSRNMLIYFDKETKQKARGILESMLKDKEKKIYFGHADLY; translated from the coding sequence ATGCTGAGCAGATTTTTTAAAAAGAAACAAGATACCGTTACGGAAGAAAAAACAACGGTTCTTGAAACCGAAGACTATACCGACGTCTCGCCAATCGCCCGATATATCAAAGAACAGACGGGAATAAACTTCGACAGACAGCTAGGCATCTTAAGAAGCAAGATGACAAGCTTCTGTAAGATACGATATATAAGAAGCTTTCAAACCTGCCTGACAAAAGTTCATGAAGATTCTTCGTTTAAACAGGAACTTATTAATTACCTTACAACGAATGAAACATATTTTTACAGGGAAGTTTCACAAATAGAAGATTTTGTAAAGTGTATAAAAAGCGAAAATAAAAAGGTTTCCGTTTTATGCGCGCCATGTTCGAGCGGAGAGGAACCGTACTCTCTTGTAATCGCACTTTTAGAAGCAGGTATTTCGGCGGAGAAATTTAATATCACCGCCATAGACATAAGCACAGATGCCCTTGAGATGGCAAAAAAAGCTCTCTATAAAGAAAGAAACGTAAAAAACATCGACAACAATATCCGATCGAAATATTTTGACTTTAAAGAAAATACATACGCTCTTAAAGATTTTGTAAAGGGGCAGGTGATGTTCAAACAGGTGAATATTTTTGATAAAGAATTTTTAGAACTCGGAAGATTCGATTATATCTTTTCAAGAAATATGCTTATCTATTTTGATAAAGAGACAAAACAAAAAGCAAGAGGTATCTTGGAATCGATGCTAAAAGACAAAGAAAAAAAGATCTATTTCGGTCATGCCGATCTATATTAA
- a CDS encoding CheB methylesterase domain-containing protein, protein MRKLILIGSSTGGPGHIEKILSSLPKDFDATIIIAQHMGDEYLPSFATRLDRESKLKVSLAENGQEIKSSHIYICTKKSEIQYGKTMNFIVSENMQSNYNPSINALFDSAVNIDSSCEILAIILTGIGDDGVKGIKNLSGSGRETIAESHKSAVVYGMPKRAAEAVKEIKVLSLDEIINYINKFGA, encoded by the coding sequence ATGCGCAAGCTGATACTTATCGGTTCTTCGACCGGAGGACCCGGACATATAGAAAAGATACTCTCTTCACTGCCAAAAGACTTTGATGCGACCATTATAATCGCACAACATATGGGTGATGAGTATCTTCCGAGTTTCGCGACCAGACTCGACAGAGAATCGAAACTCAAGGTCTCTTTAGCCGAGAACGGACAAGAGATAAAGAGTTCGCATATCTATATCTGCACTAAAAAAAGTGAGATCCAATACGGCAAAACGATGAACTTTATCGTCTCAGAGAATATGCAAAGCAATTACAATCCCAGTATAAACGCTCTGTTTGATTCAGCCGTAAATATAGATTCTTCGTGCGAAATTCTGGCAATTATATTGACAGGAATAGGCGATGACGGAGTAAAGGGGATAAAAAATCTCTCCGGGAGCGGCAGAGAAACTATCGCCGAATCCCATAAAAGTGCTGTGGTCTACGGTATGCCTAAAAGAGCAGCGGAAGCTGTAAAAGAGATCAAGGTCCTCTCGCTTGACGAGATCATAAACTATATAAATAAGTTTGGAGCTTAG
- a CDS encoding peptidoglycan DD-metalloendopeptidase family protein, whose amino-acid sequence MLRLLLLFFIPMALFSSQVKNLRWDDGETYLMFLQRLNLSNKPLYYNLDKDDKQITEEIRTGVNYQILEDANGTIEQILIPVNDELQIHITKNKDDLGFEVIPIISETRKEAFTLEINNSPYYDIIKATNSKKIAQIFVEGFKNSLNFKVDVHKGDKLVMIYDRMYRLGRPFSMPTLDVSMIQLGKKRHYVYRYTDDRFYDEKGAEVEGFLLARPVRGARISSGFTLKRWHPILHKYRAHLGIDYAARPGTPIMAAGSGRIIFCGRTNGYGNLIKIAHGDGYVTLYAHQKAFRHGIRRGKYVKQGQIIGYVGTTGLSTGPHLHFGLYKDGRAINPARVVRVTTNKLKGKDKVAFEKLKENLNQSIDLYLKANTKPIALGKYEPVYYVDKNGNQIEPKKEQPVKVNQ is encoded by the coding sequence ATGCTACGTTTGCTGCTATTATTTTTTATTCCGATGGCTCTTTTTTCATCGCAGGTTAAAAATCTTCGTTGGGATGACGGAGAAACTTACCTGATGTTCCTTCAAAGATTGAACCTCTCAAACAAACCGCTATATTATAATCTGGACAAAGATGACAAACAGATCACCGAAGAGATAAGAACGGGCGTTAACTATCAGATACTAGAAGATGCAAACGGTACGATCGAACAGATCCTGATCCCCGTCAATGACGAGCTTCAGATCCATATTACAAAAAACAAGGACGATCTCGGATTTGAAGTGATCCCCATTATCAGCGAAACAAGAAAAGAAGCTTTTACCCTTGAGATAAACAACTCCCCCTATTACGATATCATAAAAGCCACCAACTCAAAAAAGATCGCACAGATCTTCGTAGAAGGATTTAAAAACTCTCTCAATTTCAAAGTGGATGTCCATAAAGGAGACAAGCTCGTTATGATCTATGACAGAATGTATAGATTGGGCCGGCCTTTTTCCATGCCCACACTTGATGTCTCGATGATACAACTGGGTAAAAAACGCCACTACGTATACAGATACACGGACGACAGGTTTTATGACGAAAAGGGAGCGGAAGTGGAAGGTTTCCTACTCGCCCGCCCGGTCAGAGGAGCAAGAATAAGCTCAGGATTCACGCTGAAGCGATGGCATCCAATTCTTCATAAATACCGCGCACATCTGGGCATAGATTACGCCGCGCGTCCCGGAACACCCATCATGGCAGCCGGAAGCGGCAGGATCATATTTTGCGGAAGAACAAACGGCTACGGCAACTTGATCAAAATAGCACATGGCGACGGTTACGTAACACTTTACGCTCATCAAAAAGCCTTTAGACACGGGATCAGACGCGGAAAATACGTCAAGCAGGGGCAGATCATAGGGTATGTGGGGACAACGGGTCTTTCAACCGGACCTCATCTTCATTTCGGACTCTACAAAGACGGACGCGCAATCAATCCAGCACGCGTCGTAAGGGTCACTACCAACAAACTCAAAGGCAAGGACAAAGTCGCATTTGAAAAGCTCAAAGAGAATCTCAATCAAAGTATCGATCTCTACCTCAAAGCAAATACGAAACCTATCGCTTTAGGAAAATATGAACCAGTCTACTATGTAGACAAAAACGGCAACCAGATAGAACCAAAGAAGGAACAACCAGTCAAAGTAAACCAATGA